The following coding sequences are from one Salvia hispanica cultivar TCC Black 2014 chromosome 3, UniMelb_Shisp_WGS_1.0, whole genome shotgun sequence window:
- the LOC125213638 gene encoding E3 SUMO-protein ligase SIZ1-like isoform X4, whose translation MDVVASCKDKLAYFRIKELKDVLTQLGLSKQGKKQDLVDRIIAILSDDRVSGTWAKKNAVGKDEVAKLVDDTYRKMQISGAPDLASKSKGISDGTKVKPKEEIVDSHHMDKIRCICGSTLPTDSMIKCEDPRCNVWQHIACVLIPEKPMDGVLPSPPETFYCEICRLSRADPFLVSMAHPLLPGKLNVTNVQADGSNPALSIEKTFQLTRADKDLLLKQEFDLQAWCMLLNDQVTYRMQWPRYADLQVNGIPVRAINRPGSQLLGANGRDDGPLITTCTRDGINKISLTGCDARIFCVGVRIVKRRTLHQILNLIPKEDEGERFEDALVRVCKCVGGGAATENADSDSDIEVVSDFVPVNLRCPMSGMRMKIAGRFKPCAHMGCFDLEVFVEMNQRSRKWQCPICLKNYSWEKIIIDPYFNRISHKMRDAGEDVADIEVKPDGSWRAKAEGDRRTIGELGLWHLPDGTICSSTEAESKPKGELKSVKQENGSDGHGALKIGIRKNRNGCWEVNKTDNARGVSPANRLQQNSKNNGEIIIPMSSSATGSDRDGEDGSVNQDDEGNLVFTAVNVTEYESMPPGFESPHVFNDPFTATPGGDAEVIVLSDSDEETEPLNPSKDVYKSNGAATSSIQFPASQHGIPDSFYENPAVSNGVNSCLDPYNTNDDEFGSNIWSLPPGGRNFQLFGSDAGISDPLVDMEDVTLNGQSSISGYNLPPETSMGSAALIPDSDAQLTDVDGGLVDNDLAHNGKDHRSLQIFLSARHSDDAPAMQTDLRDHPDASNGIRTEDWISLRLGDGGGGGRGQPTTANGLSSSNQLQPKDGNLDVLADHATFMLGMDGNRTDSE comes from the exons ATGGACGTGGTGGCTAGCTGCAAG GACAAATTAGCGTATTTTCGGATTAAGGAGCTTAAGGATGTCCTTACACAACTCGGACTTTCTAAGCAGGGAAAGAAACAA GACCTTGTTGACCGAATAATTGCCATTCTCTCCGATGATCGAG TTTCTGGAACCTGGGCCAAGAAGAATGCTGTTGGAAAGGATGAAGTGGCAAAGCTCGTTGACGACACTTACAg aaaaatgcaaatatCTGGGGCACCTGACCTggcatcaaaatcaaaaggCATTTCAGATGGTACAAAGGTAAAACCTAAAGAGGAGATAGTAGATTCACATCACATGGACAAGATACGCTGTATCTGTGGAAGCACATTGCCTACTGATTCAATGATTAAG TGTGAAGATCCAAGGTGTAATGTATGGCAGCATATAGCATGTGTGTTGATTCCTGAGAAACCAATGGATGGTGTTCTACCTAGTCCTCCAGAGACATTTTACTGTGAAATATGTAGGCTGAGTCGAGCTGACCC CTTCTTGGTGTCAATGGCACATCCTCTGCTTCCTGGGAAATTGAATGTCACAAATGTTCAAGCAGATGG CTCTAATCCTGCTCTGAGCATCGAGAAAACGTTTCAACTGACTAGGGCAGACAAGGACTTGTTGTTGAAACAAGAATTTGATCTTCAG GCATGGTGCATGCTACTCAATGACCAGGTCACATATAGGATGCAGTGGCCACGATATGCAGATTTGCAAGTGAATG GTATACCAGTAAGGGCAATAAACAGACCCGGTTCTCAACTTCTCGGAGCAAATGGTCGAGATGATGGACCTCTT ATTACAACATGCACCAGAGatggaattaataaaatttcctTAACAGGATGTGATGCTCGCATTTTCTGTGTGGGAGTTAGAATTGTAAAGCGAAGGACTTTGCATCAG ATTCTTAATTTGATCCCAAAAGAGGACGAAGGTGAGCGTTTTGAGGATGCACTAGTTCGTGTTTGTAAATGTGTTGGTGGGGGAGCTGCCACAGAAAACGCTGATAGTGACAGTGACATTGAAGTTGTTTCTGATTTTGTTCCTGTCAATCTCCGCTGTCCT ATGAGTGGCATGAGAATGAAGATCGCTGGAAGGTTTAAGCCTTGTGCTCACATGGGCTGTTTTGATCTGGAAGTATTCGTGGAGATGAACCAACGCTCTAGGAAG TGGCAATGTCCCATTTGCCTGAAGAACTATTCTTGGGAGAAAATCATCATAGATCCTTATTTCAATCGGATATCACACAAG ATGCGGGATGCTGGAGAAGATGTGGCTGATATTGAGGTAAAGCCTGACGGCTCTTGGCGTGCTAAGGCAGAGGGCGATCGTAGAACTATTGGGGAGCTTGGGCTGTGGCATTTACCTGATGGCACCATCTGTTCGTCAACTGAAGCAGAATCAAAGCCAAAAGGAGAACTTAAATCTGTTAAACAGGAGAACGGTTCTGATGGTCATGGTGCTCTAAAAATAGGAATTAGAAAGAACCGGAATGGTTGCTGGGAAGTTAACAAAACTGATAATGCACGAGGTGTCTCGCCTGCAAATAGACTTCAACAAAACTCCAAGAATAATGGTGAAATTATAATTCCTATGAGCAGTAGTGCCACCGGTAGCGACAGAGATGGTGAAGATGGCAGTGTTAATCAGGATGATGAGGGAAACCTTGTCTTTACTGCAGTGAATGTTACTGAATATGAGTCCATGCCCCCAGGGTTTGAATCTCCACATGTATTTAATGATCCATTCACTGCTACTCCAGGTGGAGATGCTGAAGTAATTGTCCTTAGTGATTCTGATGAAGAAACTGAACCACTAAATCCCTCAAAGGATGTTTACAAGAGCAATGGGGCAGCTACTAGTAGCATTCAGTTTCCAGCTTCACAGCATGGGATTCCTGATTCTTTTTATGAAAATCCTGCTGTTTCTAATGGTGTAAATTCATGCCTCGATCCTTACAATACAAATGATGACGAGTTTGGGAGTAATATTTGGTCATTGCCACCTGGTGGCCggaattttcaattatttggcTCTGATGCTGGCATTTCTGATCCTTTAGTTGACATGGAAGACGTCACTCTTAATGGCCAGTCTTCTATTAGTGGCTATAATTTGCCTCCGGAGACTTCTATGGGATCTGCTGCACTCATCCCTGATTCTGATGCTCAACTTACTGATGTTGATGGTGGTTTAGTAGACAATGATTTGGCGCATAATGGCAAGGACCACCGCTCACTTCAAATATTTCTTTCTGCAAGGCATTCTGATGATGCTCCAGCTATGCAGACTGATTTGAGAGATCATCCTGATGCATCAAATGGCATTCGTACTGAGGACTGGATTTCTCTCAGGCTTGGTGATGGTGGTGGAGGGGGTCGGGGTCAGCCTACAACAGCAAATGGCTTGAGTTCATCCAATCAATTACAACCGAAAGATGGTAACTTGGATGTGTTAGCAGATCATG CAACTTTTATGCTTGGTATGGATGGCAACAGGACCG ACTCCGAGTAG
- the LOC125213638 gene encoding E3 SUMO-protein ligase SIZ1-like isoform X2, whose protein sequence is MDVVASCKDKLAYFRIKELKDVLTQLGLSKQGKKQDLVDRIIAILSDDRVSGTWAKKNAVGKDEVAKLVDDTYRKMQISGAPDLASKSKGISDGTKVKPKEEIVDSHHMDKIRCICGSTLPTDSMIKCEDPRCNVWQHIACVLIPEKPMDGVLPSPPETFYCEICRLSRADPFLVSMAHPLLPGKLNVTNVQADGSNPALSIEKTFQLTRADKDLLLKQEFDLQAWCMLLNDQVTYRMQWPRYADLQVNGIPVRAINRPGSQLLGANGRDDGPLITTCTRDGINKISLTGCDARIFCVGVRIVKRRTLHQILNLIPKEDEGERFEDALVRVCKCVGGGAATENADSDSDIEVVSDFVPVNLRCPMSGMRMKIAGRFKPCAHMGCFDLEVFVEMNQRSRKWQCPICLKNYSWEKIIIDPYFNRISHKMRDAGEDVADIEVKPDGSWRAKAEGDRRTIGELGLWHLPDGTICSSTEAESKPKGELKSVKQENGSDGHGALKIGIRKNRNGCWEVNKTDNARGVSPANRLQQNSKNNGEIIIPMSSSATGSDRDGEDGSVNQDDEGNLVFTAVNVTEYESMPPGFESPHVFNDPFTATPGGDAEVIVLSDSDEETEPLNPSKDVYKSNGAATSSIQFPASQHGIPDSFYENPAVSNGVNSCLDPYNTNDDEFGSNIWSLPPGGRNFQLFGSDAGISDPLVDMEDVTLNGQSSISGYNLPPETSMGSAALIPDSDAQLTDVDGGLVDNDLAHNGKDHRSLQIFLSARHSDDAPAMQTDLRDHPDASNGIRTEDWISLRLGDGGGGGRGQPTTANGLSSSNQLQPKDGNLDVLADHATFMLGMDGNRTGKTSRERTDSPFSFPRQRRSIEEADHITCCNGI, encoded by the exons ATGGACGTGGTGGCTAGCTGCAAG GACAAATTAGCGTATTTTCGGATTAAGGAGCTTAAGGATGTCCTTACACAACTCGGACTTTCTAAGCAGGGAAAGAAACAA GACCTTGTTGACCGAATAATTGCCATTCTCTCCGATGATCGAG TTTCTGGAACCTGGGCCAAGAAGAATGCTGTTGGAAAGGATGAAGTGGCAAAGCTCGTTGACGACACTTACAg aaaaatgcaaatatCTGGGGCACCTGACCTggcatcaaaatcaaaaggCATTTCAGATGGTACAAAGGTAAAACCTAAAGAGGAGATAGTAGATTCACATCACATGGACAAGATACGCTGTATCTGTGGAAGCACATTGCCTACTGATTCAATGATTAAG TGTGAAGATCCAAGGTGTAATGTATGGCAGCATATAGCATGTGTGTTGATTCCTGAGAAACCAATGGATGGTGTTCTACCTAGTCCTCCAGAGACATTTTACTGTGAAATATGTAGGCTGAGTCGAGCTGACCC CTTCTTGGTGTCAATGGCACATCCTCTGCTTCCTGGGAAATTGAATGTCACAAATGTTCAAGCAGATGG CTCTAATCCTGCTCTGAGCATCGAGAAAACGTTTCAACTGACTAGGGCAGACAAGGACTTGTTGTTGAAACAAGAATTTGATCTTCAG GCATGGTGCATGCTACTCAATGACCAGGTCACATATAGGATGCAGTGGCCACGATATGCAGATTTGCAAGTGAATG GTATACCAGTAAGGGCAATAAACAGACCCGGTTCTCAACTTCTCGGAGCAAATGGTCGAGATGATGGACCTCTT ATTACAACATGCACCAGAGatggaattaataaaatttcctTAACAGGATGTGATGCTCGCATTTTCTGTGTGGGAGTTAGAATTGTAAAGCGAAGGACTTTGCATCAG ATTCTTAATTTGATCCCAAAAGAGGACGAAGGTGAGCGTTTTGAGGATGCACTAGTTCGTGTTTGTAAATGTGTTGGTGGGGGAGCTGCCACAGAAAACGCTGATAGTGACAGTGACATTGAAGTTGTTTCTGATTTTGTTCCTGTCAATCTCCGCTGTCCT ATGAGTGGCATGAGAATGAAGATCGCTGGAAGGTTTAAGCCTTGTGCTCACATGGGCTGTTTTGATCTGGAAGTATTCGTGGAGATGAACCAACGCTCTAGGAAG TGGCAATGTCCCATTTGCCTGAAGAACTATTCTTGGGAGAAAATCATCATAGATCCTTATTTCAATCGGATATCACACAAG ATGCGGGATGCTGGAGAAGATGTGGCTGATATTGAGGTAAAGCCTGACGGCTCTTGGCGTGCTAAGGCAGAGGGCGATCGTAGAACTATTGGGGAGCTTGGGCTGTGGCATTTACCTGATGGCACCATCTGTTCGTCAACTGAAGCAGAATCAAAGCCAAAAGGAGAACTTAAATCTGTTAAACAGGAGAACGGTTCTGATGGTCATGGTGCTCTAAAAATAGGAATTAGAAAGAACCGGAATGGTTGCTGGGAAGTTAACAAAACTGATAATGCACGAGGTGTCTCGCCTGCAAATAGACTTCAACAAAACTCCAAGAATAATGGTGAAATTATAATTCCTATGAGCAGTAGTGCCACCGGTAGCGACAGAGATGGTGAAGATGGCAGTGTTAATCAGGATGATGAGGGAAACCTTGTCTTTACTGCAGTGAATGTTACTGAATATGAGTCCATGCCCCCAGGGTTTGAATCTCCACATGTATTTAATGATCCATTCACTGCTACTCCAGGTGGAGATGCTGAAGTAATTGTCCTTAGTGATTCTGATGAAGAAACTGAACCACTAAATCCCTCAAAGGATGTTTACAAGAGCAATGGGGCAGCTACTAGTAGCATTCAGTTTCCAGCTTCACAGCATGGGATTCCTGATTCTTTTTATGAAAATCCTGCTGTTTCTAATGGTGTAAATTCATGCCTCGATCCTTACAATACAAATGATGACGAGTTTGGGAGTAATATTTGGTCATTGCCACCTGGTGGCCggaattttcaattatttggcTCTGATGCTGGCATTTCTGATCCTTTAGTTGACATGGAAGACGTCACTCTTAATGGCCAGTCTTCTATTAGTGGCTATAATTTGCCTCCGGAGACTTCTATGGGATCTGCTGCACTCATCCCTGATTCTGATGCTCAACTTACTGATGTTGATGGTGGTTTAGTAGACAATGATTTGGCGCATAATGGCAAGGACCACCGCTCACTTCAAATATTTCTTTCTGCAAGGCATTCTGATGATGCTCCAGCTATGCAGACTGATTTGAGAGATCATCCTGATGCATCAAATGGCATTCGTACTGAGGACTGGATTTCTCTCAGGCTTGGTGATGGTGGTGGAGGGGGTCGGGGTCAGCCTACAACAGCAAATGGCTTGAGTTCATCCAATCAATTACAACCGAAAGATGGTAACTTGGATGTGTTAGCAGATCATG CAACTTTTATGCTTGGTATGGATGGCAACAGGACCGGTAAGACGAGTAGGGAAAGAACAGATAGTCCCTTTTCATTTCCTCGCCAACGGCGATCT ATCGAAGAAGCTGACCACATTACCTGCTGCAATGGGATATGA
- the LOC125213638 gene encoding E3 SUMO-protein ligase SIZ1-like isoform X1, whose protein sequence is MDVVASCKDKLAYFRIKELKDVLTQLGLSKQGKKQDLVDRIIAILSDDRVSGTWAKKNAVGKDEVAKLVDDTYRKMQISGAPDLASKSKGISDGTKVKPKEEIVDSHHMDKIRCICGSTLPTDSMIKCEDPRCNVWQHIACVLIPEKPMDGVLPSPPETFYCEICRLSRADPFLVSMAHPLLPGKLNVTNVQADGSNPALSIEKTFQLTRADKDLLLKQEFDLQAWCMLLNDQVTYRMQWPRYADLQVNGIPVRAINRPGSQLLGANGRDDGPLITTCTRDGINKISLTGCDARIFCVGVRIVKRRTLHQILNLIPKEDEGERFEDALVRVCKCVGGGAATENADSDSDIEVVSDFVPVNLRCPMSGMRMKIAGRFKPCAHMGCFDLEVFVEMNQRSRKWQCPICLKNYSWEKIIIDPYFNRISHKMRDAGEDVADIEVKPDGSWRAKAEGDRRTIGELGLWHLPDGTICSSTEAESKPKGELKSVKQENGSDGHGALKIGIRKNRNGCWEVNKTDNARGVSPANRLQQNSKNNGEIIIPMSSSATGSDRDGEDGSVNQDDEGNLVFTAVNVTEYESMPPGFESPHVFNDPFTATPGGDAEVIVLSDSDEETEPLNPSKDVYKSNGAATSSIQFPASQHGIPDSFYENPAVSNGVNSCLDPYNTNDDEFGSNIWSLPPGGRNFQLFGSDAGISDPLVDMEDVTLNGQSSISGYNLPPETSMGSAALIPDSDAQLTDVDGGLVDNDLAHNGKDHRSLQIFLSARHSDDAPAMQTDLRDHPDASNGIRTEDWISLRLGDGGGGGRGQPTTANGLSSSNQLQPKDGNLDVLADHATFMLGMDGNRTGKTSRERTDSPFSFPRQRRSVRPRLYLSIDSDSE, encoded by the exons ATGGACGTGGTGGCTAGCTGCAAG GACAAATTAGCGTATTTTCGGATTAAGGAGCTTAAGGATGTCCTTACACAACTCGGACTTTCTAAGCAGGGAAAGAAACAA GACCTTGTTGACCGAATAATTGCCATTCTCTCCGATGATCGAG TTTCTGGAACCTGGGCCAAGAAGAATGCTGTTGGAAAGGATGAAGTGGCAAAGCTCGTTGACGACACTTACAg aaaaatgcaaatatCTGGGGCACCTGACCTggcatcaaaatcaaaaggCATTTCAGATGGTACAAAGGTAAAACCTAAAGAGGAGATAGTAGATTCACATCACATGGACAAGATACGCTGTATCTGTGGAAGCACATTGCCTACTGATTCAATGATTAAG TGTGAAGATCCAAGGTGTAATGTATGGCAGCATATAGCATGTGTGTTGATTCCTGAGAAACCAATGGATGGTGTTCTACCTAGTCCTCCAGAGACATTTTACTGTGAAATATGTAGGCTGAGTCGAGCTGACCC CTTCTTGGTGTCAATGGCACATCCTCTGCTTCCTGGGAAATTGAATGTCACAAATGTTCAAGCAGATGG CTCTAATCCTGCTCTGAGCATCGAGAAAACGTTTCAACTGACTAGGGCAGACAAGGACTTGTTGTTGAAACAAGAATTTGATCTTCAG GCATGGTGCATGCTACTCAATGACCAGGTCACATATAGGATGCAGTGGCCACGATATGCAGATTTGCAAGTGAATG GTATACCAGTAAGGGCAATAAACAGACCCGGTTCTCAACTTCTCGGAGCAAATGGTCGAGATGATGGACCTCTT ATTACAACATGCACCAGAGatggaattaataaaatttcctTAACAGGATGTGATGCTCGCATTTTCTGTGTGGGAGTTAGAATTGTAAAGCGAAGGACTTTGCATCAG ATTCTTAATTTGATCCCAAAAGAGGACGAAGGTGAGCGTTTTGAGGATGCACTAGTTCGTGTTTGTAAATGTGTTGGTGGGGGAGCTGCCACAGAAAACGCTGATAGTGACAGTGACATTGAAGTTGTTTCTGATTTTGTTCCTGTCAATCTCCGCTGTCCT ATGAGTGGCATGAGAATGAAGATCGCTGGAAGGTTTAAGCCTTGTGCTCACATGGGCTGTTTTGATCTGGAAGTATTCGTGGAGATGAACCAACGCTCTAGGAAG TGGCAATGTCCCATTTGCCTGAAGAACTATTCTTGGGAGAAAATCATCATAGATCCTTATTTCAATCGGATATCACACAAG ATGCGGGATGCTGGAGAAGATGTGGCTGATATTGAGGTAAAGCCTGACGGCTCTTGGCGTGCTAAGGCAGAGGGCGATCGTAGAACTATTGGGGAGCTTGGGCTGTGGCATTTACCTGATGGCACCATCTGTTCGTCAACTGAAGCAGAATCAAAGCCAAAAGGAGAACTTAAATCTGTTAAACAGGAGAACGGTTCTGATGGTCATGGTGCTCTAAAAATAGGAATTAGAAAGAACCGGAATGGTTGCTGGGAAGTTAACAAAACTGATAATGCACGAGGTGTCTCGCCTGCAAATAGACTTCAACAAAACTCCAAGAATAATGGTGAAATTATAATTCCTATGAGCAGTAGTGCCACCGGTAGCGACAGAGATGGTGAAGATGGCAGTGTTAATCAGGATGATGAGGGAAACCTTGTCTTTACTGCAGTGAATGTTACTGAATATGAGTCCATGCCCCCAGGGTTTGAATCTCCACATGTATTTAATGATCCATTCACTGCTACTCCAGGTGGAGATGCTGAAGTAATTGTCCTTAGTGATTCTGATGAAGAAACTGAACCACTAAATCCCTCAAAGGATGTTTACAAGAGCAATGGGGCAGCTACTAGTAGCATTCAGTTTCCAGCTTCACAGCATGGGATTCCTGATTCTTTTTATGAAAATCCTGCTGTTTCTAATGGTGTAAATTCATGCCTCGATCCTTACAATACAAATGATGACGAGTTTGGGAGTAATATTTGGTCATTGCCACCTGGTGGCCggaattttcaattatttggcTCTGATGCTGGCATTTCTGATCCTTTAGTTGACATGGAAGACGTCACTCTTAATGGCCAGTCTTCTATTAGTGGCTATAATTTGCCTCCGGAGACTTCTATGGGATCTGCTGCACTCATCCCTGATTCTGATGCTCAACTTACTGATGTTGATGGTGGTTTAGTAGACAATGATTTGGCGCATAATGGCAAGGACCACCGCTCACTTCAAATATTTCTTTCTGCAAGGCATTCTGATGATGCTCCAGCTATGCAGACTGATTTGAGAGATCATCCTGATGCATCAAATGGCATTCGTACTGAGGACTGGATTTCTCTCAGGCTTGGTGATGGTGGTGGAGGGGGTCGGGGTCAGCCTACAACAGCAAATGGCTTGAGTTCATCCAATCAATTACAACCGAAAGATGGTAACTTGGATGTGTTAGCAGATCATG CAACTTTTATGCTTGGTATGGATGGCAACAGGACCGGTAAGACGAGTAGGGAAAGAACAGATAGTCCCTTTTCATTTCCTCGCCAACGGCGATCTGTAAGACCAAGACTATATCTTTCTATTGATTCAGACTCCGAGTAG
- the LOC125213638 gene encoding E3 SUMO-protein ligase SIZ1-like isoform X3, producing the protein MDVVASCKDKLAYFRIKELKDVLTQLGLSKQGKKQDLVDRIIAILSDDRVSGTWAKKNAVGKDEVAKLVDDTYRKMQISGAPDLASKSKGISDGTKVKPKEEIVDSHHMDKIRCICGSTLPTDSMIKCEDPRCNVWQHIACVLIPEKPMDGVLPSPPETFYCEICRLSRADPFLVSMAHPLLPGKLNVTNVQADGSNPALSIEKTFQLTRADKDLLLKQEFDLQAWCMLLNDQVTYRMQWPRYADLQVNGIPVRAINRPGSQLLGANGRDDGPLITTCTRDGINKISLTGCDARIFCVGVRIVKRRTLHQILNLIPKEDEGERFEDALVRVCKCVGGGAATENADSDSDIEVVSDFVPVNLRCPMSGMRMKIAGRFKPCAHMGCFDLEVFVEMNQRSRKWQCPICLKNYSWEKIIIDPYFNRISHKMRDAGEDVADIEVKPDGSWRAKAEGDRRTIGELGLWHLPDGTICSSTEAESKPKGELKSVKQENGSDGHGALKIGIRKNRNGCWEVNKTDNARGVSPANRLQQNSKNNGEIIIPMSSSATGSDRDGEDGSVNQDDEGNLVFTAVNVTEYESMPPGFESPHVFNDPFTATPGGDAEVIVLSDSDEETEPLNPSKDVYKSNGAATSSIQFPASQHGIPDSFYENPAVSNGVNSCLDPYNTNDDEFGSNIWSLPPGGRNFQLFGSDAGISDPLVDMEDVTLNGQSSISGYNLPPETSMGSAALIPDSDAQLTDVDGGLVDNDLAHNGKDHRSLQIFLSARHSDDAPAMQTDLRDHPDASNGIRTEDWISLRLGDGGGGGRGQPTTANGLSSSNQLQPKDGNLDVLADHATFMLGMDGNRTDRRS; encoded by the exons ATGGACGTGGTGGCTAGCTGCAAG GACAAATTAGCGTATTTTCGGATTAAGGAGCTTAAGGATGTCCTTACACAACTCGGACTTTCTAAGCAGGGAAAGAAACAA GACCTTGTTGACCGAATAATTGCCATTCTCTCCGATGATCGAG TTTCTGGAACCTGGGCCAAGAAGAATGCTGTTGGAAAGGATGAAGTGGCAAAGCTCGTTGACGACACTTACAg aaaaatgcaaatatCTGGGGCACCTGACCTggcatcaaaatcaaaaggCATTTCAGATGGTACAAAGGTAAAACCTAAAGAGGAGATAGTAGATTCACATCACATGGACAAGATACGCTGTATCTGTGGAAGCACATTGCCTACTGATTCAATGATTAAG TGTGAAGATCCAAGGTGTAATGTATGGCAGCATATAGCATGTGTGTTGATTCCTGAGAAACCAATGGATGGTGTTCTACCTAGTCCTCCAGAGACATTTTACTGTGAAATATGTAGGCTGAGTCGAGCTGACCC CTTCTTGGTGTCAATGGCACATCCTCTGCTTCCTGGGAAATTGAATGTCACAAATGTTCAAGCAGATGG CTCTAATCCTGCTCTGAGCATCGAGAAAACGTTTCAACTGACTAGGGCAGACAAGGACTTGTTGTTGAAACAAGAATTTGATCTTCAG GCATGGTGCATGCTACTCAATGACCAGGTCACATATAGGATGCAGTGGCCACGATATGCAGATTTGCAAGTGAATG GTATACCAGTAAGGGCAATAAACAGACCCGGTTCTCAACTTCTCGGAGCAAATGGTCGAGATGATGGACCTCTT ATTACAACATGCACCAGAGatggaattaataaaatttcctTAACAGGATGTGATGCTCGCATTTTCTGTGTGGGAGTTAGAATTGTAAAGCGAAGGACTTTGCATCAG ATTCTTAATTTGATCCCAAAAGAGGACGAAGGTGAGCGTTTTGAGGATGCACTAGTTCGTGTTTGTAAATGTGTTGGTGGGGGAGCTGCCACAGAAAACGCTGATAGTGACAGTGACATTGAAGTTGTTTCTGATTTTGTTCCTGTCAATCTCCGCTGTCCT ATGAGTGGCATGAGAATGAAGATCGCTGGAAGGTTTAAGCCTTGTGCTCACATGGGCTGTTTTGATCTGGAAGTATTCGTGGAGATGAACCAACGCTCTAGGAAG TGGCAATGTCCCATTTGCCTGAAGAACTATTCTTGGGAGAAAATCATCATAGATCCTTATTTCAATCGGATATCACACAAG ATGCGGGATGCTGGAGAAGATGTGGCTGATATTGAGGTAAAGCCTGACGGCTCTTGGCGTGCTAAGGCAGAGGGCGATCGTAGAACTATTGGGGAGCTTGGGCTGTGGCATTTACCTGATGGCACCATCTGTTCGTCAACTGAAGCAGAATCAAAGCCAAAAGGAGAACTTAAATCTGTTAAACAGGAGAACGGTTCTGATGGTCATGGTGCTCTAAAAATAGGAATTAGAAAGAACCGGAATGGTTGCTGGGAAGTTAACAAAACTGATAATGCACGAGGTGTCTCGCCTGCAAATAGACTTCAACAAAACTCCAAGAATAATGGTGAAATTATAATTCCTATGAGCAGTAGTGCCACCGGTAGCGACAGAGATGGTGAAGATGGCAGTGTTAATCAGGATGATGAGGGAAACCTTGTCTTTACTGCAGTGAATGTTACTGAATATGAGTCCATGCCCCCAGGGTTTGAATCTCCACATGTATTTAATGATCCATTCACTGCTACTCCAGGTGGAGATGCTGAAGTAATTGTCCTTAGTGATTCTGATGAAGAAACTGAACCACTAAATCCCTCAAAGGATGTTTACAAGAGCAATGGGGCAGCTACTAGTAGCATTCAGTTTCCAGCTTCACAGCATGGGATTCCTGATTCTTTTTATGAAAATCCTGCTGTTTCTAATGGTGTAAATTCATGCCTCGATCCTTACAATACAAATGATGACGAGTTTGGGAGTAATATTTGGTCATTGCCACCTGGTGGCCggaattttcaattatttggcTCTGATGCTGGCATTTCTGATCCTTTAGTTGACATGGAAGACGTCACTCTTAATGGCCAGTCTTCTATTAGTGGCTATAATTTGCCTCCGGAGACTTCTATGGGATCTGCTGCACTCATCCCTGATTCTGATGCTCAACTTACTGATGTTGATGGTGGTTTAGTAGACAATGATTTGGCGCATAATGGCAAGGACCACCGCTCACTTCAAATATTTCTTTCTGCAAGGCATTCTGATGATGCTCCAGCTATGCAGACTGATTTGAGAGATCATCCTGATGCATCAAATGGCATTCGTACTGAGGACTGGATTTCTCTCAGGCTTGGTGATGGTGGTGGAGGGGGTCGGGGTCAGCCTACAACAGCAAATGGCTTGAGTTCATCCAATCAATTACAACCGAAAGATGGTAACTTGGATGTGTTAGCAGATCATG CAACTTTTATGCTTGGTATGGATGGCAACAGGACCG ATCGAAGAAGCTGA